From the genome of Hallerella porci, one region includes:
- a CDS encoding ParB/RepB/Spo0J family partition protein: MGKKSFALGMGLSAIMNNHTNNLDETIQKDENGQTVKIEKINLDLIDPNPYQPRTEFNEDELVELAETIEQQGLIQPITVRKFNGRYQIVSGERRTRAAKLAGWTTIDAYVHELLSDKKMAEWSLIENIQRVDLNAIEVAKSYEKLLENYGYTHDDLAKSVGKSRSAITNSLRLLKLPEQVQAWICEGKLSQSAARTLLSPEISDPEAVARDIIEKGMNVRDIEKLTKENKNSEPKPQPQQKEAQPLDPNISAFLQKMEEFFGTKIKLQQSADNASKGRLIIDYYSFEDLTRIQEKMEGLN; the protein is encoded by the coding sequence ATGGGAAAGAAATCTTTTGCGCTCGGAATGGGTCTGAGCGCCATTATGAATAACCACACCAATAATCTGGACGAAACCATTCAGAAAGATGAAAATGGGCAAACAGTCAAAATTGAAAAAATCAATTTGGATTTAATTGACCCTAACCCATATCAGCCGCGGACTGAATTTAATGAAGATGAATTAGTTGAATTAGCCGAAACAATTGAACAACAAGGTTTGATTCAGCCGATTACAGTTCGTAAATTCAATGGACGTTATCAGATTGTCAGCGGGGAACGTCGCACTCGAGCCGCAAAACTTGCTGGATGGACAACAATCGATGCTTATGTCCACGAATTGCTTTCCGACAAAAAAATGGCGGAATGGTCGCTGATTGAAAATATTCAGCGCGTAGACTTAAATGCAATTGAAGTAGCAAAATCCTACGAGAAACTTTTAGAAAATTACGGCTACACTCATGATGATTTAGCAAAAAGCGTGGGAAAATCGCGTTCTGCAATCACAAATTCCTTGCGACTTTTAAAACTTCCGGAACAAGTTCAAGCTTGGATTTGCGAAGGGAAACTTTCTCAAAGTGCTGCACGCACTCTTTTAAGTCCGGAAATTTCGGATCCCGAAGCAGTCGCCCGCGACATTATTGAAAAAGGAATGAATGTCCGCGATATTGAAAAGCTCACCAAAGAAAATAAAAATTCAGAACCAAAACCGCAGCCGCAACAAAAAGAAGCGCAACCATTAGATCCAAACATTTCTGCATTTCTGCAAAAAATGGAAGAGTTTTTCGGCACAAAAATCAAATTGCAACAATCTGCGGACAATGCTTCAAAAGGTCGATTAATTATTGATTATTATTCCTTTGAAGATTTAACACGCATCCAGGAAAAAATGGAAGGATTGAATTGA